One window of Quercus robur chromosome 5, dhQueRobu3.1, whole genome shotgun sequence genomic DNA carries:
- the LOC126726373 gene encoding protein SRG1-like, whose protein sequence is MEEIKVTNLGSSLPVPCVQELAKEALTTVPPRYVRLDQDPPFVSDTSSLPKVPVIDMQSLTSKDLMDKELEKLHHACKHWGFFQLINHGVSTSLLENVKLGIQEFFNLPMEEKKKFSQQTGDIEGFGQAFVVSEEQKLDWADMFYMITLPVYLRKPHLFPKLPLPFRDTLEAYSLDLKALAMKILDLMAKALKMEAVDMKVLFEEGHQAMRMNYYPPCPQPELAIGLNSHSDAVGLTILLQINEMEGLQIRQNGMWIPVKPLQNAFVVNIGDILEIVTNGIYRSIEHRATVNSECERLSIATFYSPKLDGDMGPAPSLVKPERTALFKRIGVADYFKGFFSRELHGKSYVDAMRI, encoded by the exons ATGGAAGAAATAAAAGTAACAAATCTGGGGAGTTCTCTTCCGGTACCTTGTGTTCAAGAGCTAGCGAAGGAGGCACTGACTACAGTGCCACCAAGATATGTACGGCTGGATCAAGACCCTCCTTTTGTATCTGACACCTCTTCGTTACCCAAAGTTCCAGTCATCGACATGCAAAGCTTAACTTCCAAGGATCTCATGGACAAGGAGCTGGAGAAGTTGCACCATGCTTGCAAACACTGGGGTTTCtttcag TTAATAAATCATGGGGTGAGCACTTCACTGTTAGAGAATGTGAAGTTGGGCATTCAAGAATTCTTTAATCTTccgatggaagagaagaagaagttttCGCAACAAACTGGAGATATAGAGGGCTTTGGGCAAGCCTTTGTTGTGTCTGAGGAGCAGAAGCTTGATTGGGCAGACATGTTTTACATGATCACACTTCCTGTTTATTTAAGGAAGCCTCACCTGTTTCCCAAGCTCCCTCTTCCATTCAg AGATACCTTAGAAGCTTACTCTCTTGACTTAAAAGCTCTTGCCATGAAAATCCTTGACCTCATGGCAAAAGCTCTCAAAATGGAAGCTGTGGATATGAAAGTGTTGTTTGAAGAAGGGCATCAAGCCATGAGGATGAACTATTATCCTCCATGTCCCCAACCAGAGCTTGCTATTGGCCTCAATTCTCACTCTGATGCAGTTGGTCTAACAATCCTTCTACAAATCAATGAAATGGAAGGTCTCCAGATAAGACAAAATGGGATGTGGATTCCCGTGAAACCTCTCCAAAATGCTTTTGTTGTCAACATCGGAGATATTTTGGAG ATTGTGACGAACGGTATATACCGTAGCATCGAACATCGAGCAACAGTTAATTCAGAATGTGAAAGACTCTCTATAGCTACATTTTACAGCCCAAAGCTGGATGGGGATATGGGACCGGCACCAAGCCTTGTTAAGCCAGAGAGAACTGCATTATTCAAACGAATAGGGGTTGCAGATTACTTCAAGGGAT